In the Malaya genurostris strain Urasoe2022 chromosome 1, Malgen_1.1, whole genome shotgun sequence genome, one interval contains:
- the LOC131426238 gene encoding zinc finger protein 70-like isoform X1 has translation MIEEATLRIHEKMLDNQTLDQTQQDEISPGNQKTESGISTDDHSRPHACDICGKRFLNKGHLYDHMRAHRAERLFSCGICGKAFSRKTGIRQHQYTHSSERPYKCTTCGKDFVFNSSLTTHMSLHTGDYRHNCEVCGKGFNRMSTLKKHERVHSGEMPSSKKPKTPNSLHVISSAKLVEFARPHECEICGKRFSNKHTLSKHIQTHCGERLFSCDVCGKAFYNTCNLDRHRVVHTGERPYECQLCDKTFSFKGNLAAHMTIHSGIYRHRCKTCDKGFHNTSNLKKHTCSGKSGPSILR, from the exons ATGATTGAAGAAGCAACATTAAGGATCCAT GAAAAGATGCTAGACAACCAAACACTGGATCAAACACAACAGGACGAAATTTCTCCCGGCAATCAGAAGACGGAATCTGGCATCTCAACCGATGATCATTCTCGCCCGCACGCTTGTGATATATGTGGCAAACGATTTCTCAACAAAGGACATCTTTACGATCACATGCGGGCGCATCGCGCCGAACGACTTTTCAGTTGTGGTATCTGCGGAAAAGCATTTTCCCGAAAAACCGGAATACGGCAACATCAGTACACCCACTCCAGCGAACGACCGTACAAATGCACCACCTGTGGCaaagattttgttttcaatagCTCGTTAACTACCCATATGTCCCTTCATACGGGTGACTATCGACATAACTGTGAGGTGTGTGGCAAAGGATTCAACAGAATGTCAACGTTGAAGAAGCATGAGCGTGTTCACAGCGGCGAGATGCCGTCTAG TAAGAAACCAAAGACGCCGAACAGTTTGCATGTGATTTCTTCCGCCAAACTTGTAGAGTTCGCACGGCCACACGAGTGTGAAATATGTGGCAAACGATTTTCCAATAAACATACCCTTAGCAAACACATCCAAACACATTGCGGCGAACGGCTGTTCAGTTGCGATGTCTGTGGAAAGGCATTTTACAATACTTGCAACCTGGACCGGCATCGGGTCGTGCATACCGGCGAGCGACCGTACGAATGCCAGTTGTGTGATAAAACGTTCAGCTTTAAAGGTAACCTCGCCGCTCATATGACCATTCATTCGGGTATCTATCGGCACCGGTGTAAAACGTGTGACAAAGGATTTCACAACACCAGCAATCTAAAGAAACACACGTGCAGTGGTAAATCAGGCCCGTCAATATTGAGGTAA
- the LOC131426238 gene encoding zinc finger protein 70-like isoform X2 codes for MLDNQTLDQTQQDEISPGNQKTESGISTDDHSRPHACDICGKRFLNKGHLYDHMRAHRAERLFSCGICGKAFSRKTGIRQHQYTHSSERPYKCTTCGKDFVFNSSLTTHMSLHTGDYRHNCEVCGKGFNRMSTLKKHERVHSGEMPSSKKPKTPNSLHVISSAKLVEFARPHECEICGKRFSNKHTLSKHIQTHCGERLFSCDVCGKAFYNTCNLDRHRVVHTGERPYECQLCDKTFSFKGNLAAHMTIHSGIYRHRCKTCDKGFHNTSNLKKHTCSGKSGPSILR; via the exons ATGCTAGACAACCAAACACTGGATCAAACACAACAGGACGAAATTTCTCCCGGCAATCAGAAGACGGAATCTGGCATCTCAACCGATGATCATTCTCGCCCGCACGCTTGTGATATATGTGGCAAACGATTTCTCAACAAAGGACATCTTTACGATCACATGCGGGCGCATCGCGCCGAACGACTTTTCAGTTGTGGTATCTGCGGAAAAGCATTTTCCCGAAAAACCGGAATACGGCAACATCAGTACACCCACTCCAGCGAACGACCGTACAAATGCACCACCTGTGGCaaagattttgttttcaatagCTCGTTAACTACCCATATGTCCCTTCATACGGGTGACTATCGACATAACTGTGAGGTGTGTGGCAAAGGATTCAACAGAATGTCAACGTTGAAGAAGCATGAGCGTGTTCACAGCGGCGAGATGCCGTCTAG TAAGAAACCAAAGACGCCGAACAGTTTGCATGTGATTTCTTCCGCCAAACTTGTAGAGTTCGCACGGCCACACGAGTGTGAAATATGTGGCAAACGATTTTCCAATAAACATACCCTTAGCAAACACATCCAAACACATTGCGGCGAACGGCTGTTCAGTTGCGATGTCTGTGGAAAGGCATTTTACAATACTTGCAACCTGGACCGGCATCGGGTCGTGCATACCGGCGAGCGACCGTACGAATGCCAGTTGTGTGATAAAACGTTCAGCTTTAAAGGTAACCTCGCCGCTCATATGACCATTCATTCGGGTATCTATCGGCACCGGTGTAAAACGTGTGACAAAGGATTTCACAACACCAGCAATCTAAAGAAACACACGTGCAGTGGTAAATCAGGCCCGTCAATATTGAGGTAA